The Methanobrevibacter sp. DNA window TGTTCCTGCAAGAGGGAAGGTATATAACTGATTGTCATTTAATTTGACTAATGTTTCAGGTGAAGCACCTGCTATTTCAATATCATTACTTGAGAAATAGAACATGTAAGGAGAAGGATTTGTTGTTCTTAAAACTCTATAGGTGTCAAATAAACTTCCAGATATGTCCGCTTCAATCCTATTTGAAAGAACAACCTGAAATATATCTCCTTCATAAATATAATTTTTAGCTTTATCAACCATCTCACAGTATTTTTCACGTGAAAATACAGGTGTAAATTCTGATTTTAATTTAAGTGGTTTTATCTCTGCTTTTTTACCATTTTTAATCAAATTAGCTATCTTTTTTAATTCTTCACATGCATCATTATAATTATTTTCCAAATCATCAGTTTTCATGTTTGTTATGACAATAATTTTTTGTTTGAAGTTATCAAATGCAATAACCTTATCAAATAACATCAAGTCCATATCTTTGAATTGATCCTGATTTTCAGCATCAAGATTAAGGGAAGGTTCACTATATTTGATGTAATCATATGCAAAGTATCCAACAAAACCTCCTGTAAACGGCGGCAAGTAGTCCAATTTTGGAGACTTATTTTTTCTGACCAAATCTTTGATTACATCCCCTGGAGCATCAGTTTCAATTACTACTTCTTCATCATTAAGTTCATTGAAATCTTTATCTCCCCTGACATTGACAACACCATTCTGACAGGTAACTTCTAAAAGTGGATCAAAACCTAAAAAACTGTATCTTCCCCATTTTTTTGAATCTTCAACACTTTCCAACATGTAAGTATGGTTACTTATACCTTTTAAAATTCTTAAAACTTCTATAGGAGTTGCAATATCTGAAAACAATTCATAAGATACTGGAATCCTTTTATATTCTTTATTTTTTCCAATTTCCTTTACTTCATCTAAACTTGGGGAAAACATATTATCACTCAATATTTCATTCTCATAATTTATTATGCATAATGTACTATTTAAATCCTTGTTGTAATAAAATGTACATTGGTGTATATTATTAAAAAAAATTAATTCATCTTATCCTGTTCTTGGCTAAACTGAATTACTATTTTTTTAATTTCCCTACTTTCAAGATATGGAATTTTTTCTGTAATCTCCTTTTCCAAATCACGATTTAACTGAAGCCTTTTTTCAGTATACTTATCACCTTCAAAATCTCTGCGATATTGTTTATTGAGATTTGAATATTTGGTAATCAATGGTTGGAGAATAGAACCAATATCTTTTTCCAATTGATCATTTTTGATTTTTTGTTTTCTAATTTCAATAACAAAACCCACAACTGTTATGAAAAACCCTAAAACAGTTACAGTCAATGCAGGAACAAAAAGTTTATCAT harbors:
- the trpE gene encoding anthranilate synthase component I yields the protein MFSPSLDEVKEIGKNKEYKRIPVSYELFSDIATPIEVLRILKGISNHTYMLESVEDSKKWGRYSFLGFDPLLEVTCQNGVVNVRGDKDFNELNDEEVVIETDAPGDVIKDLVRKNKSPKLDYLPPFTGGFVGYFAYDYIKYSEPSLNLDAENQDQFKDMDLMLFDKVIAFDNFKQKIIVITNMKTDDLENNYNDACEELKKIANLIKNGKKAEIKPLKLKSEFTPVFSREKYCEMVDKAKNYIYEGDIFQVVLSNRIEADISGSLFDTYRVLRTTNPSPYMFYFSSNDIEIAGASPETLVKLNDNQLYTFPLAGTRPRGKTEEEDLRLEEELLSDEKELAEHNMLVDLGRNDIGRISEIGSVSVDKYLSIERFSHVMHIGSTVSGILRSDLDSLAAIDSILPAGTLSGAPKLRACEIINELEDNKRGIYGGAIGYVDLSGNIDTCISIRIAFARNNKVFIRSGAGIVADSVPDKEFDECLNKAAAVINALKIADGGIL